From the genome of Gracilinanus agilis isolate LMUSP501 chromosome 2, AgileGrace, whole genome shotgun sequence, one region includes:
- the NKX2-8 gene encoding homeobox protein Nkx-2.8: MGTSGRINFTVRSLLDLPEQDAQHLRKGDSEPPTGGPYSKWMENDRSHYPSSDESSAETNLSDSTPRLPPLPPAELPGSDLEKRKKRRVLFSKAQTLELERRFRQQRYLSAPEREQLARLLSLTPTQVKIWFQNHRYKMKRARSHGPLGPACVADLSPTPGLLRRVVVPILVRDQKACQGCEPNLATALDKPNLAQAATASACMLPGYASFPASPTAALSLFHVNQHLGHPTLVSWNW, encoded by the exons ATGGGCACGTCTGGACGTATTAACTTCACTGTGCGCAGTCTCCTGGATTTACCCGAACAAGATGCACAGCACCTGCGGAAAGGAGACTCGGAACCACCGACCGGTGGTCCTTACTCCAAATGGATGGAGAATGACCGAAGTCACTACCCCT CTTCAGACGAGAGTAGCGCAGAGACCAATCTGTCAGACTCCACACCGCGGCTTCCGCCCCTGCCTCCTGCAGAGCTACCTGGTTCCGActtggaaaagaggaagaagcgGCGGGTGCTATTCTCCAAGGCTCAGACTCTGGAACTGGAGCGGCGTTTCCGGCAGCAGCGCTACCTTTCGGCTCCAGAGAGGGAACAGCTGGCTCGACTCTTGAGCCTGACGCCCACTCAAGTCAAAATCTGGTTCCAGAACCACCGCTACAAGATGAAGCGTGCCCGGAGTCACGGGCCTCTGGGTCCTGCCTGTGTCGCGGACCTGAGTCCAACTCCTGGGTTGTTACGCCGGGTGGTAGTCCCGATATTAGTCCGTGACCAAAAGGCTTGCCAAGGTTGTGAACCTAATCTGGCAACTGCTCTGGACAAGCCGAATTTGGCTCAAGCTGCCACCGCCTCCGCTTGCATGCTTCCAGGCTATGCTTCTTTCCCCGCCAGTCCCACTGCTGCGCTTAGCCTATTTCACGTTAATCAGCATTTAGGGCACCCGACGCTAGTCTCTTGGAACTGGTGA